Proteins co-encoded in one Sporosarcina sp. FSL K6-1522 genomic window:
- a CDS encoding ABC transporter ATP-binding protein — protein MYLTIDSIEKSFTHEEKGQVQVLDCISLEVEKGQFVSIVGPSGCGKSTLLYLIAGLEKADKGEIRIEGTAVTGPGPERVVVFQEDGLFPWLTVLDNVTYGLLLKGMPKKQAETKAIDMLKMVHLSKYIDSYPHQLSGGMKQRVSIARALVMEPTILLMDEPFAALDEQTRMVLHHELLEIWRKTKVTIFFVTHNIREAVLLSEKIIVFETRPGKIKETYSTKTSTDGVMPNDVTFHLEKQILASLQGEIEKVLKEEMGDDYIFETNPLHRDTSGDMGSHI, from the coding sequence ATGTATTTAACGATTGATAGCATTGAAAAAAGTTTTACACATGAAGAGAAGGGGCAAGTACAAGTGTTGGATTGTATCTCGTTAGAAGTAGAGAAGGGGCAGTTTGTTTCGATTGTCGGGCCATCAGGCTGCGGTAAATCCACATTGCTTTATTTGATCGCTGGTCTTGAAAAAGCAGACAAAGGAGAAATTCGGATTGAGGGCACAGCCGTAACAGGTCCTGGACCAGAGCGAGTAGTTGTTTTTCAAGAGGATGGCCTGTTTCCTTGGCTAACGGTTCTCGATAATGTCACATACGGGTTATTGCTGAAAGGGATGCCCAAAAAACAGGCGGAAACGAAAGCGATTGATATGTTAAAAATGGTGCATTTAAGCAAATATATCGATTCATATCCACATCAATTATCGGGTGGCATGAAACAACGTGTATCCATTGCGCGCGCACTTGTGATGGAGCCGACAATTCTCCTAATGGATGAACCATTTGCCGCACTTGATGAACAAACGAGGATGGTGCTCCATCATGAATTGCTGGAAATATGGCGAAAAACGAAAGTGACGATTTTCTTTGTTACGCATAACATCCGTGAGGCGGTTCTGTTATCTGAAAAGATCATCGTGTTTGAAACACGTCCGGGCAAAATCAAAGAGACGTATTCTACGAAAACATCAACGGATGGTGTCATGCCGAATGACGTAACGTTCCATTTAGAAAAACAAATATTAGCTTCATTACAAGGGGAAATTGAGAAAGTGTTAAAGGAGGAAATGGGGGATGACTACATTTTTGAGACGAACCCTCTTCATCGCGATACTAGCGGTGATATGGGAAGTCACATCTAG
- a CDS encoding ABC transporter permease, with translation MTTFLRRTLFIAILAVIWEVTSRLSSLPDFMFPSFLQVLKTLFTGIVDGQITVAIFKSMSRLLIGFTIATLLGLFLGYLIWRFKLVEDTLGFLVTALQSIPSIVWFPLAIVWFGLNDFSILFIVTIGATWTMTVSATSGFKNVPSLYQRVAKTLGSSGFHFVRTVIIPASVPQIISGFRIAWAFSWRALMAGELLGAGGGLGHLLETGRSLGQMDLVISVMIIIGIIGTIMDNLVFLRLERRVQKKWGIH, from the coding sequence ATGACTACATTTTTGAGACGAACCCTCTTCATCGCGATACTAGCGGTGATATGGGAAGTCACATCTAGACTATCAAGCTTACCGGATTTTATGTTTCCGAGTTTTCTACAAGTGCTTAAAACTCTGTTTACAGGGATTGTAGACGGTCAAATAACGGTCGCAATTTTTAAGAGTATGAGTCGGTTGCTCATTGGCTTTACTATTGCAACGCTACTCGGTCTTTTTCTAGGTTACTTAATATGGCGCTTTAAACTTGTGGAAGATACACTGGGATTCCTCGTAACCGCGTTACAATCAATCCCAAGTATTGTTTGGTTTCCACTGGCCATTGTCTGGTTCGGCTTAAATGATTTCTCGATTCTTTTTATCGTAACGATTGGGGCAACATGGACAATGACAGTGAGTGCGACAAGTGGTTTTAAAAATGTGCCGTCACTCTACCAACGTGTTGCGAAAACATTAGGGTCGAGCGGCTTTCATTTTGTTCGAACGGTAATTATACCCGCTTCCGTTCCGCAAATCATCTCGGGTTTCCGCATTGCTTGGGCATTTTCCTGGCGTGCATTAATGGCGGGGGAATTACTCGGTGCTGGTGGTGGCCTTGGTCATTTACTAGAAACCGGTCGATCTCTTGGACAAATGGATTTAGTCATTTCCGTCATGATTATTATTGGCATCATCGGTACAATCATGGATAATCTCGTCTTCTTACGATTAGAACGTCGAGTACAGAAAAAATGGGGCATTCATTAA